The Deinococcus seoulensis genome window below encodes:
- a CDS encoding carbohydrate kinase family protein, producing MTDRTPLVSLGDLTWDVLAKPDTMLLPGGDSTGRIELSGGGSAANLAVWAARCGFPARFTGKIGLDRFGELATAELHAERVGTDLLLSREHPTGVILGLIDRRGQRAMLTGQGADWELLPEELPLDTLRGAAHLHLTAWSLFRDPPRAAALLAARVAKEAGATLSLDPGSFQMIQQMGRESFLRVLQDVPFDVFFPNDDEARAMSGHADRHAAMDWFRAHYPQALIVMKLDEDGVLIEGPGQARVQVPATQDRAIDATGAGDSFGGAFLAGWLTHGDAVRAAGLAVQVGGWVVSRFGARPPADADLHERLRRHGVTVAR from the coding sequence ATGACTGACCGTACCCCTCTCGTTTCGCTGGGTGACCTGACCTGGGACGTCCTGGCGAAACCCGACACCATGCTGCTGCCGGGTGGCGACAGCACGGGCCGCATCGAACTGTCCGGGGGTGGCAGCGCCGCGAACCTGGCCGTGTGGGCTGCCCGTTGCGGGTTCCCGGCGCGTTTCACGGGCAAGATCGGCCTGGACCGCTTCGGGGAACTGGCGACCGCTGAACTGCACGCCGAGCGTGTGGGCACGGACCTGCTGCTCAGCCGGGAGCATCCGACGGGCGTGATCCTGGGTCTGATCGACCGGCGCGGGCAGCGGGCCATGCTGACCGGGCAGGGCGCCGACTGGGAGTTGCTGCCGGAGGAACTGCCGCTGGACACGCTGCGCGGCGCGGCGCACCTGCACCTGACCGCCTGGAGTCTGTTCCGTGATCCGCCGCGCGCGGCGGCGCTGCTGGCCGCCAGGGTCGCCAAGGAGGCGGGCGCGACCCTGAGCCTGGATCCCGGCAGTTTCCAGATGATTCAGCAGATGGGCCGCGAGTCGTTCCTGCGGGTGTTGCAGGACGTGCCGTTCGACGTGTTCTTCCCGAACGACGACGAGGCCCGCGCCATGAGCGGTCACGCGGACCGGCACGCGGCGATGGACTGGTTCCGGGCGCACTACCCGCAGGCGCTGATCGTCATGAAACTCGACGAGGACGGCGTGCTGATCGAGGGTCCGGGGCAGGCGCGGGTGCAGGTGCCGGCCACGCAGGACCGCGCCATCGACGCCACGGGCGCCGGGGATTCGTTCGGCGGGGCGTTCCTGGCCGGGTGGCTGACGCACGGGGACGCGGTGCGGGCGGCGGGACTGGCCGTGCAGGTGGGCGGCTGGGTCGTGTCGCGGTTCGGGGCGCGCCCCCCGGCCGACGCAGACCTGCACGAACGGTTGCGGCGGCACGGCGTGACGGTGGCCCGGTGA